From Eriocheir sinensis breed Jianghai 21 chromosome 19, ASM2467909v1, whole genome shotgun sequence:
GTtgctttactattattattattattattattattattattattattattattattattatttttattattattcctgttttaGTTTCAATCAATTATCTTCATCACTACAAAAGCTGCCCATTAATCTTGTCTTTAtcattattgctgttattttcaccataattatcttttttttttttacgtgttcgcctatagcgccggtaggctttcttcaggggcctggtggtcgccccaagcccgtcatggcgcaggcaatttttatagtggcgccatttattcttggctcatgctgcccccgggaactcattcttgattcactggacggttcttctagagtccgggttgatgggtggttttcaggacagcatgtgggtagtcttaggcccctcggcggtgactgaaacatCCCAGGTGgttgcgtggggattcgaacccgcgtcgtctagcacgcggtgaatgcagggctcgcacgctaaccactcagccaccgcctaccctttattcttttcatacagtatatatacatttttttgtgttgGCAAGAATTGAAATATGTGTTCGTCTTTTCTGGTTGAATGGAAAtgagttttctttgtgtgtgttgtgaagtGATAATTTTGGTGTGAGGTTTTGGGGGGTTGAAAAATGATACAGCTGTTTTTTTTTGCGGAGTTGGAGGGGGTTGGTTTGGGTgggggggttgggtgggggggTTGGGTTGCGTGgggggggttgggtgggggggTTTGGTTGTGGGGAGTTGGGTTGGGTGGGTTGGgtttggtggggtggggggtggatggGGGTGGGTTGCGTGGGTGGGTTGGctttggtgggggtggggtgggatggGGTTGGGTTGCGTGGAGGGGTTGGGTGGGGGGGTTGGGTTGTGGGGAGTTGGGTTGGGGGGGTTGGgtttggtgggggtgggggggggatggggttGGGTTGCGTgggggggttgggtgggggggTTGGGTTGTGGGGAGTTGGGTTGCGTgggggggttgggtgggggggCTGGGTTGTGGGGAGTTGGGTTGCGTGGGTGGGTTGGgtttggtgggggtggggggagatatTTATTAGTAAGGGAGACTTTGCAATAAGGTCACAAGGTTAATTTCCGAGTGGAGAGTTTCAAGACACTCACACCcatatacattattattattattattatcatcatcattattttagtTAGGCCTATTCTTATTGTTCCCTCCATATAAGATAATTGAGTCATGagcttatttttcattattctttcacttctctcctaacttcattttctcccatttctattttcgttctttcttctcttttaactaattttcatccattttttttgtcctttataTCTCTTAttacgatttttttccttttccttttttatctcatccttcttcctcctcttcctaccagcGTTTTCgtcttccttattcatcttcctcttcctcctcctcctcctcctttatctcttactacgagttccttcctttcccttttcacctccttcttctttcctcctcttcctacgagcgtcttcctcttcctcttcctcctcctcctctttcctcttattcgtGTACTCCAAGCGATCTTTATCTCATGTTGGCCTTCTCCTTAATCtcattctcctcttattttcccatTATCCAACATTTTCATCATTcccattcctattattattatttgtgccTTTTCTACTAATTCTGATATATTTTCTAGTCTTTTACTTtatacattttccttccctctctctctctctctctctctctctctctctctctctctctctctctctctctctctctctctctctctctctctctctctctctctctctctctctctctcttgatctaattctttctctattttctcttttttctttttatttctttcattattcatttctttattttttcatcatttatttccgTTTATAaaattttcctccattcctttttttttatctaattgtttatcttttttattattttttcttttctttttctcctttttgcatATTCCCTTTTCATTAATCATTCCattattctcgttttctctcaATCATTCCCATTTTTATCAAttatccatctcttcccttctttatctaatCGTTTCactctttctatccttttcctttttatttatttctttttcatcattctctcatttattttctctcattttctctttttcatcctatcATTTATCCCCATTTTTATCAAttatccatctcttcccttctctatctaacgtttatttctccctctcttttcctttttatttatttctttcatctttcatttattttctaacattttctctttttcatcctatcATTTATTCCCATTTTCATCAAttatccatctcttcccttctttatctaatagtttctttctctctctttcgcagGCAAGCAGGAGGCAGCCATACAGCAAAGCGGACTCAATGTTACCAGCTCCGGCGCacacccctcacctcctcctccctccctactcctccttctcctctcctcccttcctcccctcctctccctcctctcctgttcttcttcattgtatttcccctcctctttctctccttcgttttcctcctgtctcgtttcttcttgttttctttttcttctctctttcgcttctttttcttcttctttctcgtttctttttttcgtttttttaatctcttctttttcctcctcctctgtttctgttccttctcttctccttcttcttctccttcccttctatcttccttcctcttctttcttttttgtgatatctgttttccttctcatcttcttcctcctttttcttttttccttttttcaactttcttctttcttctcttttttctgcttctttatcctcattttttcctcctcctcttcctgtttgtttcctggtatcttcctcttcctttcttatcttctctcctttccttcttcttctcctcttccatcttctcttccctcctcctcattaaaaTTAACACGGATCTTCTTCCTGacagttttctcctctttcttcctcctcttcctcttcttcttcctcttcttcctccttcttctctttattcagggaattctccctttatccttccttttattctttcctctcaattgcctcttctcctcctcttcttcctcctcctcttcttcttcttcttcctccttctttcccttcgttattCCAAAGTTTATcacctcttttacttcctctgcCCTTCGCTTGCTCcaattccctcttctttttctccttcatttcttcttccctccttctttctcttcctcctctgttgcttccctcctcctcctcctcctcctcttcttcttcttcctccatttccagtcTAATTATTTTAATGGGAGAaagtttctttgttttccttctgtacgttcttcctcctcctcttcctcctcctcctcctcttcttcctcctcctcctttatctcttactacgagcttcttccttttcctttttcacctcctccttcttcctcctcttcctacgagcgtcttcctcttattcatcttcctcttcctcttcctcctctttcctcttgttcgtGTACTCCAAGCGATCTTTATCTCATGTTTTCCTCTcatttaattctcctcctcctcctcctcctcctccttcttatcctcttcctcttcctcttcttcttcgctttttcatctcctttttattcctctcctcgtgtctcattctcttcttcattctcgctTGATTCAATTATGTAAAGCTATCTTTctttccaagagagagagagagagagagagagagagagagagtgtgtttgcgTGTCTTTTATCATAACTACTATcatctcgtacacacacacacacacacacacacacacacacacacacac
This genomic window contains:
- the LOC127000989 gene encoding uncharacterized protein LOC127000989, with protein sequence MSEQGWGAGWTNKEYEGGGGGGGGGGGGAGGGAPRFGEAAEEVRVKEGQTAKLPCVVYQLGDKEVTWLRRRDLHILTTGHHTYSADDRFQVAHRPGDNEWTLVINFAQVRDSGVYECQVNADPKVSSRVDLQVLGPTPPLTVSKSKTFVANNTASTKDGHLRVRIEGPPELYIEEGSTLTLTCVVTSRYGPSTLVYWYHDTRMLDYNSYRGGIKLKIDHQRGETAARLQVADVGALDSGMYSCVPAGSHPASVRVHVHQGKQEAAIQQSGLNVTSSGAHPSPPPPSLLLLLLSSLPPLLSLLSCSSSLYFPSSFSPSFSSCLVSSCFLFLLSFASFSSSFSFLFFVFLISSFSSSSVSVPSLLLLLLLPFYLPSSSFFFVISVFLLIFFLLFLFSFFQLSSFFSFFCFFILIFSSSSSCLFPGIFLFLSYLLSFPSSSPLPSSLPSSSLKLTRIFFLTVFSSFFLLFLFFFLFFLLLLFIQGILPLSFLLFFPLNCLFSSSSSSSSSSSSSSFFPFVIPKFITSFTSSALRLLQFPLLFLLHFFFPPSFSSSSVASLLLLLLLFFFFLHFQSNYFNGRKFLCFPSVRSSSSSSSSSSSSSSSSFISYYELLPFPFSPPPSSSSSYERLPLIHLPLPLPPLSSCSCTPSDLYLMFSSHLILLLLLLLLLLILFLFLFFFAFSSPFYSSPRVSFSSSFSLDSIM